A section of the Delphinus delphis chromosome 1, mDelDel1.2, whole genome shotgun sequence genome encodes:
- the CREG1 gene encoding protein CREG1 isoform X1: MAGRARGSARAVLAFLLVPALVALLVAPARGRGGRGHGDWGAAEQLPPRENAALVARFVTNVCDWGALATISTQEGVRGRPFADVLSLSDGPPAKGSGVPYFYLSPMQQSVGNLKENPYATLTMSLAETSFCRKYGFDPQSPLCAHIILSGTVIKVSEAEMDVARNSLFIRHPEMKTWPSSHNWFFAKLNITNIWVVDYFGGPKIVTPEEYYNATFQ, from the exons ATGGCCGGGCGTGCCCGCGGGTCCGCGCGTGCAGTTCTCGCTTTCCTGCTGGTGCCTGCACTGGTGGCTCTGCTGGTGGCGCCGGCGCGGGGCCGGGGTGGCCGGGGCCACGGGGACTGGGGCGCCGCCGAGCAGCTGCCGCCCCGCGAGAACGCGGCGCTGGTGGCTCGCTTCGTGACGAACGTCTGCGACTGGGGCGCGCTGGCCACCATCTCCACTCAGGAGGGGGTGCGCGGCCGCCCCTTCGCCGACGTCTTATCGCTCAGCGACGGGCCCCCGGCCAAGGGCAGCGGCGTGCCCTACTTCTACCTGAGCCCGATGCAGCAGTCGGTGGGCAACCTGAAG GAGAATCCATATGCTACGCTGACCATGTCTTTGGCAGAGACTAGTTTCTGCAGGAAATATGGATTTGATCCCCAAAGTCCCCTCTGTGCTCACATAATACTATCAGGAACTGTTATCAAG GTGAGCGAAGCAGAAATGGATGTTGCAAGGAATTCATTATTCATTCGACACCCTGAGATGAAAACCTGGCCATCCAGCCATAATTGGTTCTTCGCTAAGTTGAATATAACCAATATCTGGGTCGTGGACTACTTTGGTGGACCAAAAATAGTGACGCCTGAAGAATATTATAATGCCACATTTCA gtga
- the CREG1 gene encoding protein CREG1 isoform X2, which yields MAGRARGSARAVLAFLLVPALVALLVAPARGRGGRGHGDWGAAEQLPPRENAALVARFVTNVCDWGALATISTQEGVRGRPFADVLSLSDGPPAKGSGVPYFYLSPMQQSVGNLKENPYATLTMSLAETSFCRKYGFDPQSPLCAHIILSGTVIKVSEAEMDVARNSLFIRHPEMKTWPSSHNWFFAKLNITNIWVVDYFGGPKIVTPEEYYNATFQ from the exons ATGGCCGGGCGTGCCCGCGGGTCCGCGCGTGCAGTTCTCGCTTTCCTGCTGGTGCCTGCACTGGTGGCTCTGCTGGTGGCGCCGGCGCGGGGCCGGGGTGGCCGGGGCCACGGGGACTGGGGCGCCGCCGAGCAGCTGCCGCCCCGCGAGAACGCGGCGCTGGTGGCTCGCTTCGTGACGAACGTCTGCGACTGGGGCGCGCTGGCCACCATCTCCACTCAGGAGGGGGTGCGCGGCCGCCCCTTCGCCGACGTCTTATCGCTCAGCGACGGGCCCCCGGCCAAGGGCAGCGGCGTGCCCTACTTCTACCTGAGCCCGATGCAGCAGTCGGTGGGCAACCTGAAG GAGAATCCATATGCTACGCTGACCATGTCTTTGGCAGAGACTAGTTTCTGCAGGAAATATGGATTTGATCCCCAAAGTCCCCTCTGTGCTCACATAATACTATCAGGAACTGTTATCAAG GTGAGCGAAGCAGAAATGGATGTTGCAAGGAATTCATTATTCATTCGACACCCTGAGATGAAAACCTGGCCATCCAGCCATAATTGGTTCTTCGCTAAGTTGAATATAACCAATATCTGGGTCGTGGACTACTTTGGTGGACCAAAAATAGTGACGCCTGAAGAATATTATAATGCCACATTTCAGTAA